One genomic segment of Helianthus annuus cultivar XRQ/B chromosome 14, HanXRQr2.0-SUNRISE, whole genome shotgun sequence includes these proteins:
- the LOC110887517 gene encoding uncharacterized protein LOC110887517 translates to MKDDDTIDSFTANINSIVTRATEVGTTLSQPTLVRKLLNGVPDKFTQIVASMEQYSDLEAMTLEEAVGRLKTYEERLKLKKKESPVNNREELLYAGYGQHVENHGRGRFHPSRGRERGNYQHRGEGHTSYESEGTDKPQSDDNKHETPTMRDKSKITCYRCEKLGHYAYECPTKKTKESETLLVEIEEDDDEPELLMCLDAEEK, encoded by the coding sequence ATGAAGGATGACGACACTATTGATTCGTTTACCGCAAATATTAATAGTATCGTTACCCGTGCAACTGAAGTAGGAACGACGTTGAGTCAACCGACTCTAGTACGCAAACTCCTAAATGGCGTACCGGATAAGTTTACTCAAATCGTTGCCTCCATGGAGCAATACTCTGATCTAGAAGCGATGACGCTAGAAGAAGCGGTCGGAAGATTAAAAACGTATGAAGAAAGGTTAAAGTTGAAGAAAAAGGAAAGCCCCGTGAACAATCGAGAAGAACTCTTGTATGCAGGTTATGGACAACATGTTGAAAATCATGGACGAGGGAGATTCCATCCATCACGAGGCCGAGAGAGAGGCAATTATCAACATAGGGGTGAAGGACACACCTCTTACGAGTCGGAAGGAACCGACAAACCACAAAGTGATGATAACAAGCATGAGACACCGACTATGAGAGATAAGTCAAAAATCACTTGCTATAGATGTGAGAAACTTGGGCACTATGCCTATGAATGCCCAACCAAGAAAACCAAAGAAAGTGAGACACTATTGGTCGAaatagaagaagatgatgatgaaccgGAACTTCTGATGTGCCTAGACGCTGAAGAGAAATAG